The Acidobacteriota bacterium genomic interval CACGTGTAACTCGTCTTTTTCGGCAGCACATCCATGTGGATTCGGAAGGCTGGAACAAAGAAACTGTGAATGACATCTTCCGATGACATCACCAGTCTCACTGGTCGGCCCAATGGAACGTGCAACTGGTTGATTTCACGTTGCCCATCCAGGTGCTGAAACTTCCACATCCATTGTTTCCCAGTGACATACACATCGAGAGTGTTTTTGGGAATGGTTGTGTGTTTAAAGAAGATAATGGCTGACCAGTAAAACATCACCATGAAGACAAAAAACGGCACAATGGTCCATCCCCACTCAGCCCAGGGCGATTCGTGGGTTTCAATGGCCAGTTGCCCTTCATACCGGCGGCGGTATTTTATGGCAAACACCGTGATGCAAATCATGATGGTCAGACCCACACCACCGCACACCGCCAGCATGAAAAAGTAAAAGTAGTCAATTTCGGCGGCAGCCGTTGAGGCCTGTTCTGGGAAAAATGGAGGAAGTAAGAAAGCCACTGACTTAACCTCGCTGTTCTGATGTATTGTGCCCGCGTCGCTCTGATCGAAGCATCATCCCCAGGAAGAGCCCGAGGGCGACGACGGTTACCACTGCACTGATTTTCAAGAGATTCAGTACAACCGGGGTATATTTTCCAGTTCCCGGGTCATAGTGAAAGCAATATGGTGAGGAGGCTGGCACCAATGCTCCGACTCGACCCGCCTGGGCAGTTGAAAGCGCTTGAGTGACAGTTTCGGCTGGGTATTCCATGCCGAAGAAATAGCGTGAAATTTTCCCCTGAGGGGTGGCGATGATGATGCCGCCGGAATGGGCAAACCCTTGTTTTTCTTCATTCCAAAGGTAGCGGAATCCGAGGGACTTCATCAGTGATTGGAGCGAAGGTTGACGTCCCGTCAAAAAATGCCAGCCGGGGTCGCTTCCCGGACGACCATACCGTTTGATGAACCCGCGCCGTTGGCCAGCAGCAGTCGCTGTCGTTTCGCGAGGGTCAATGGTGACCACCAGAACCGTGAACTCCTGGCCGACACCCGGTTTGACGTCGGTCAGGC includes:
- a CDS encoding SCO family protein, with the protein product MKKYFIWVFLLLGIWALPVTASQSTGSLPTSNASVELLKQIGFEQHNGEQLPLDLEFFDENGLPVKLGQYFTTQPVIIVPVLLKCQFLSLNVLNGLIRSLTDVKPGVGQEFTVLVVTIDPRETTATAAGQRRGFIKRYGRPGSDPGWHFLTGRQPSLQSLMKSLGFRYLWNEEKQGFAHSGGIIIATPQGKISRYFFGMEYPAETVTQALSTAQAGRVGALVPASSPYCFHYDPGTGKYTPVVLNLLKISAVVTVVALGLFLGMMLRSERRGHNTSEQRG